A genome region from Nitrosopumilus oxyclinae includes the following:
- a CDS encoding GAF domain-containing sensor histidine kinase: MESTLSSDEPERIQALHDLKILDTPPEERFDRITKVAQIMFDVPIALVSLVDTNRQWFKSCAGLSATETPRSMSFCSHAILNEDVMSITDATNDERFSDNPLVTGEPHIRFYAGKPIRDPNGKKLGTLCIIDTKPRVFSRADKSVLIDLANWVESEFKNTVLTMSLKSTAKDLSIAQQELLKQNEQLAEKVQEKTEQLLKNDRVSTIGSMASRIAHDLRNPLSIIQMSSDLLKMNLEHHMDDKMKSQCAGLQDSIVEINRIIEDVLNYAKTTELNLESTYVSELLKNAIKNIFIPKTMSIKLPDNDSQIKCDSRKIQAVFSNLIVNSIQELNNSGQIIIRLLDTPEKVSIFFEDSGSGISDDVLPKIFDHLFTTKPEGTGLGLGICKSIIEQHKGTISVKNNPTTFTIDLPKLNL, encoded by the coding sequence ATGGAGTCAACTCTAAGTTCAGATGAGCCTGAAAGAATTCAAGCCTTACATGATTTAAAAATACTGGACACTCCTCCTGAAGAACGATTTGATAGGATTACAAAAGTTGCACAAATAATGTTTGATGTTCCGATAGCGCTGGTAAGTTTAGTTGATACTAATCGTCAATGGTTCAAATCATGTGCTGGACTTTCTGCTACTGAAACTCCTAGAAGTATGTCTTTTTGCAGTCATGCGATTTTAAATGAGGATGTAATGTCTATTACTGATGCCACTAATGATGAACGGTTTTCTGATAATCCTCTTGTTACGGGAGAACCTCATATTAGATTTTATGCGGGAAAACCAATTCGAGATCCTAATGGAAAAAAATTAGGGACTCTTTGTATCATTGATACAAAACCTCGTGTTTTCAGTAGAGCTGATAAAAGTGTCTTAATTGATCTTGCTAATTGGGTTGAGAGTGAATTTAAAAATACTGTTTTAACTATGTCATTGAAATCTACTGCAAAAGATTTGTCAATAGCTCAGCAAGAACTTTTAAAACAAAATGAGCAATTAGCAGAAAAGGTACAAGAAAAAACTGAACAACTCTTAAAAAATGACCGAGTATCTACAATAGGTTCAATGGCATCACGTATTGCACATGATTTAAGAAATCCTTTATCTATCATTCAAATGTCTTCAGATCTTTTGAAAATGAACCTTGAACACCATATGGATGATAAAATGAAAAGTCAGTGTGCTGGTTTACAAGATTCTATTGTTGAAATTAATCGTATCATCGAAGATGTGCTAAATTATGCAAAAACTACTGAACTCAATTTGGAATCTACATATGTTTCTGAACTCTTAAAAAATGCTATAAAAAATATCTTTATTCCTAAAACAATGTCAATAAAATTACCTGACAATGATTCTCAAATTAAATGTGATTCTAGAAAAATTCAAGCTGTCTTTTCAAATTTAATTGTAAACTCTATTCAGGAATTAAATAATTCAGGACAAATTATTATACGATTACTTGACACTCCTGAAAAAGTTTCTATCTTTTTTGAAGATTCTGGTTCAGGAATTTCTGACGATGTTTTACCGAAGATTTTTGACCATCTTTTTACTACAAAACCTGAAGGTACTGGTTTAGGGCTAGGAATTTGTAAATCTATAATTGAACAACATAAAGGTACAATTTCTGTAAAAAATAACCCGACAACGTTTACAATTGATTTACCAAAATTGAATCTTTAG